Proteins from a single region of Hordeum vulgare subsp. vulgare chromosome 6H, MorexV3_pseudomolecules_assembly, whole genome shotgun sequence:
- the LOC123402482 gene encoding uncharacterized protein LOC123402482 — MPKRRWQGDEVQPNYHDRGANKPKSIYLVLDDWHGGFTIRKLDADSPDLSEPPVFRLASPLNNHAMDFAALGRNIIATSNQCAATLVFDTEAEALAIGNPLPDALLSSLNFFVTADDMLFAFAYYFTSRPPSFEVMTTAKEDEVRSLCPSTDWSWKSIPAPFTKHQRIVSYALHRDRRTIFVSVHDRNGSGTGTFSFDSENREWRRHGEWMLPFHRQGYFEADLDAWVGLHPDGYICSCQLPPLSTTTTMQQPSWKISNEQNLWSPIHQASKTEGASLTYLGNSKFFLVDCDVADGFEFQDAFNDPHGFVLNMTTFRLKYNHEGKLRIINRNTTSCPVSRQLSSFSPIAFWM, encoded by the coding sequence ATGCCTAAGCGAAGATGGCAGGGCGACGAGGTTCAGCCCAACTACCACGACCGCGGCGCTAACAAACCCAAGAGCatctatcttgttctagatgacTGGCACGGGGGCTTCACCATTCGCAAGCTTGATGCTGACAGTCCTGACCTGAGCGAGCCCCCTGTCTTCCGGCTAGCGTCGCCTCTGAACAACCATGCCATGGACTTTGCCGCTCTGGGCAGGAACATTATAGCCACCAGCAACCAATGTGCTGCAACTCTAGTCTTTGACACGGAAGCAGAGGCGCTGGCCATCGGCAATCCCCTCCCGGATGCACTCCTCAGTTCCCTCAACTTCTTTGTCACAGCTGACGACATGTTATTTGCGTTTGCCTACTACTTCACGTCGCGGCCTCCCTCCTTCGAAGTCATGACCACCGCCAAGGAGGACGAGGTGCGCTCTTTGTGCCCAAGCACTGACTGGTCCTGGAAAAGCATCCCAGCTCCCTTCACCAAGCATCAAAGGATTGTATCCTACGCCCTTCACCGGGACAGACGCACCATATTCGTGTCTGTGCATGACCGAAATGGCAGCGGCACCGGCACGTTCTCCTTTGACAGCGAGAACCGTGAGTGGAGGCGCCATGGGGAATGGATGCTCCCTTTCCACCGCCAAGGTTACTTCGAAGCAGACCTAGATGCATGGGTTGGGTTACACCCGGATGGCTACATCTGCTCCTGCCAACTTCCCCCCctaagcaccaccaccaccatgcagcAGCCTAGCTGGAAGATTTCCAATGAGCAAAACCTGTGGAGCCCAATACATCAAGCGTCTAAAACCGAAGGGGCTAGTCTCACATACTTGGGCAACTCCAAGTTTTTCCTTGTTGATTGCGACGTGGCAGATGGATTTGAGTTCCAGGATGCCTTTAATGACCCTCATGGCTTCGTTCTCAACATGACCACGTTTCGTCTCAAGTACAATCACGAGGGCAAGCTGAGAATCATCAACAGAAACACTACCTCTTGTCCTGTCTCTAGGCAACTCTCGTCTTTTTCTCCCATAGCGTTCTGGATGTAG